Within the Salmo salar chromosome ssa12, Ssal_v3.1, whole genome shotgun sequence genome, the region gagagtgggagagagagagggagagaggaatgtggGGTTCAGGCATAAATTAGCCCTGAATATGAGGTTCCTGGCATCTCCAATCTGTTTAGCATAGACCTACTGACTCATAATTAATGGCAGGCAGATTACAGAAATGCACCCGTCTATTCTCTTCACTGATTACCCCATTAGGGTAATGAAAAGCTACAGGGGGAGGACTTGGTCAAGTCATTTGTCTGAAAATCAGAATGGTTTTGCCGTTTGGagttttctgtttttgttttagtTTTATTAAGAAACACGGATACGCATGTTAATCCCTGTGACCcacaccaccccaaaccaacaAATCAGGCTAATGTTTGGCCGCTGTGCAATTCATTATATCAAAACATTTTCTGCGAGGGGAGAACTCGAGCTTGGTCTCCTTTGCTCATCGGCGTAATAAAAACAGAGTATTGTCCCTGTGATGAATAGTGGTTGTTTGGAGAAGAAAAGCCCAGTGTTGAGCCAAACATCAGAGATATTCTCAGAATGTGCTCTGTCTTCCCCACACACACGCATTGTTCCTGTCCGGCCCTAACAcaccctgtgtgtgtgcttgtgtgagtgGTAAACGAGCGAGTGAGAGCAAACAGCATAACACACTTTGGTACCAACTTTTGAAAAGTTTACCCCGTGTAATACTACCATGGCTTCTGCTACTTGTTGCTGTCTGGTCAAGCAAGGCATGTTGTTGAGTGTAGGTCAAGTAAccaatcaaatttcaatcaatcaaatttattttttaagcccttcttacatcagctgatgtcacaaagtgctgtacagaaacccagcataaaaccccaaacagcaagcaatgcaggtgtaaaagcacggtggctaggaaaaactccctagaaaggccagaacctaggatgaaacctagagaggaaccaggctatgaggggtggccagtcctcttctggctgtgccaggctAAGAGATTAAATCACTGAACTGTACTATTTTGCACGTACTCACTCTATTCCACTGTTGAGTGAACTCATGGTCTTACCAATATCTCTTCCTGTTATGGTATGTTCAGACTCAGTACTGGTCTTGgatgcaaagtgtgtgtgtgtgtgtgctcaagcatgtgtactggtgtgtgtgtgtgttaggcagTTCCTGCAGGTGCTTTCATATTGTGCTAAATGAACCCTTCTCCTTCACTACACAGCATGAGGAACATGTGATGAGGACTAATTGTTCACCAGACTGTGTTGTtgcagtgttggagtgtaccaaaGCACTGCAGTGGAAACTGATGGACTTTTTACCGATTCTGATTAATTGCCCTTAAAAAGGAAATTCATTTTCAAAACTtgtgacaatgtaaacatatcgAAGCTGTGAGAAACTGTTCGGAGAGAGACTTATGACAAGATCTGGACACTAGAAGGATAAAAATAAGGATACTACTCCCTGTACAGATAGAACCGTTCCTGAGGTATCTTGAGGTTTTTTACACTGTCTTATCCTGCTTTGTTTCACTATAGTCTGAACAGTGGTGCTGAAGGAACAGTTCTTCTACTTGTTGCTGTCTCAGAGTCTCAGAGGCAGATACTGCCTGGTATTGGTCACAACCCACCGAAGCTCTCAGTTCTCTGGGCTCTGCAGTGAATGAAACCTCTGTACTGCACTAGGCAGTGTACAATACCACACAAGCACTGGTGCTATACAGGACACAACAGGGTCATtaaacaatatacagttgaagtcggacatttacatacacttaggttggagtcattaaaactcatttttcaaccactccacaaatttcttgttaacaaactatggttttggcaagtcggttaggacatctactttgtgcatgacacaagtaattttcccaacaattgtttacagacagattatttcacttataattcactgtatcacaattccagtgggtcagaagtttacatacactaagttgactgtgcctttaaacagcttggaaaattccagaaaatgatgtcatggctttagaagcttttgataggctaaattacatcatttgagtcaattggaggtgtacctgtggatgtatttcaaggcctactaaactcaatgcctctttgcttgacataatgggaaaatcaaaagaaatcagccaagacctcagaaaagacctccacaagtctggttcatccttgggagcaattttcaaacacctgaaggtaccacgttcatctgtacaaacaaaagtacgcaagtataaacaccatgggaccacgcagccgtcataccgctcaggaaggagacgcattctgtctcctagagaggaacgtactttggtgtgaaaagtgcaaatcaatcccagaacaacagcaaaggaccttgtgaagatgctggaggaaaccggtacaaaagtatctatagccacagtaaaatgagtcctaaatcgacataacctgaaaggccgctgagcaaggaagaagccactgctccaaaaccggcattaaaaagccagactacggtttgcaactgcacatggggacaaagatcgtactttttggagaaatgtcctctggtctgatgaaacaaaagtagaactgtttggccctaatgaccatcgttatgtttggaggaaaaggggggagacttgtaagccgaagaacatcatcacaaccgtgaagcacgtgggtggcagcatcatgttgtgggggtgctttgctgcaggagggactggtgcacttcacaaaatagatggcattatgaggaagtcaaattatgtggatatattgaagcaacatctcaagacatcagtcaggaagttaaagcttggtcgcaaatgggtcttccaaatggacaataaccccaagcatacttccaaagttgtggcaaaatggcttaaggacaacaaagtcaaggtattggagtggccatcacaaagccctgacctcaatcctgtagaaaatgtgtgggcagaaagtgtgtgcgagcaaggaggcctacaaacctgactcagttacaccagctctgtcaggaggaatgggccaaaattcacccaatttattgtgggaagcttgtggaaggctacccgaaacgtttgacccaagttaaacaatttaaaggcaatgctactaaatactaattgagtgtatgtaaacttctgaccaactgggaatgtgatgaaagaaattaaagctgaaataaatcattcttctCTACCGttattctgacttttcacattcttaaaataaagtggtgatcctaactgacctaagacagggaatttttactaggattaaatttcaggaattgtgaaaaactgagtttaaaagtatttggctaaggtgtatgtaaacttccgacttcaattgtagttAGATTTTAGCCAACTTCAGAGATGGATGCCATATTGCTGCTTCTGTTCAACCATTCATGTGTCAACATTTTCCAGGAGATGCTAAAACGGCTGCCATGGAATCATGTTATGTCATCTCAGTGACATCATGCTTTTTGGATGATAGAATAATGGCCAAACTCTCTCTATCTGGCTCTGGGGAAGATGAAGCACTGTCCAGCTAGGTTACTGTACTTCTGTTAGAGCAGTGGAACTGTTTTTGCCAGGTTTCAGGACCAGGGTTTCCCTTTGAGGTGAACATCAAAGAGGGTTCTCTTTTCTTGTCAGCTTAGTGTTAAATACTGTCCAAGTCGTAGAGCACTCTCTCCTACAGTCTTATGAATATACAGACTATGGTGTGGTTGGAGATTTAGAATAACCTGGGCAGGAGACTCCATATTGGCACAATGATATCAATACTGACATCAACGATATTTACAGTATTTTCTAGATAAATATTTGAACTGTCAAAGAATGTTTGGTGGCAACATGGAGGGATAGTTTGAACACTCTACAGCTCTGGATATTACAGTGGAATATCTGACCACCAGCCCACACAGGCTGATGAGATGGTGGATGGTCTGATGTCCCCCTCCCATCACACCATGCTCTCATCCCCTGTTATCCTGCTGGCTATTGTGAGGTCATCAGTAGAGATAGTAGCAGCTATGTACTTGCACACATtgttcatctccctctccctctccctctctctctctctctctctctctctctctctctctctctctctgtctctctctctgtctctctctcactccagtagttcgctgtctctctatctattcgctctctctctctctctctctctctctctcactccagtaGTTTGCTGTCTCTCTATCcagtatacctctctctctctgtctctccagtagTTCGCTGTCTCTCTATccagtatccctctctctctctctgtctctccagtagTTCGCTGTCTCTCTATccagtatccctctctctctctctctctctctctagttgtttgcagtctctctcgctctctctccagtagttcactgtctctctatccagtatccctctctctctttctctgtctctctctccagtacctcgttctctctctctccagtagttcactgtctctctctctccagtagttAGCTGTCTCTCTATccagtatatctctctctctctctccagtatctctctctctctccagtggttGGCTGTCTCTCtatccagtatctctctctctctctctctccagtatctctctctctctctccagtggttGGCTGTCTCTCtatccagtatctctctctctctctctctctctcgctctctctctctctctctctctctctctctctctctctctctctctctctctctctctccagtagttggctgtctctctctccagtacccccctctttctctctctctctcaatttcaattcaattcaatttgctttattggcatgacgtaacaatgtacatattgccaaagcttacttttgatatttacaatatgacaataataagaatcaaaattgtcaacgggacaacagtaacaacaataaccaagggtcaaaataaccatacattgaacaataacaataagcatacagtagaggacatgtgcaggttgattggtctgtcagacactgtccctcatcttatggcaggcagcaatgtagtctCGCtatccagtatctctctctctttccagtagttcgctgtctctctctccagtagttcgctgtctctctctccagtatctctctctctctctctctctctctctctctctctctctctctctctctctgtctatagctATTTAGTTTGTGTTTTGTTCCCCTCCAACTGGACAGGAGTGCTGCTATGGCCCTTTCTGCTGTAGATGTCAAATATGCTTCTAAGGCTGAAGGCTCACATGACAATCATCATCCATATATCAGTGCCCCTAAGCTTATGTGTCTGACATTTACATTAATAGAATGAAGGTAGAGTTGTTTGAATGGTTTTCTGTTTTAATGGAGTGGGCAAACCATTGTTACGTATGAAGTCCCAAGTCATCCCATAAAGGACAATTTCCATCGTCCATATCCACACattcacatccacacacacacacacacacacacacacacacacacacacacacacacacacacacacacacacacacacacacacacacacacacacacacacacacacacacacacacacacacacacacacacacacacacacacacacacatatacagcttGTGCCTACCAGCCTTGACACAGGGTAGAGTATAgtgggaggaacacacacacgtcCTTGACTCCTCCATTAGTCCGTTGAGCAGAGTGGTGCCTTGTACGGCCAGCCCAAACTCCCCACACACTGGATGAAAGACAGAAAATAAAACCTCTTTCTCTCATAAACCATTAAAATTCTCCTTCAAGCAGATCCTGCCACACATAAATCTAAGTTCAAAGGCCATCTGCCCATCACTAGCCCTTTCAGATCAGGTTCTAAGATGTGATTCATTGCTAAACTatgaatgtgtgactgtgttttcCCATCAATGTAAATTATGACTTAAGTTTGTTGGAAAGGCTATTGTTCTCAGTTgtattttacatacattttctcACACTGTCAATGTCAGTATTCAATGTTACTATGTAGttatcctattctattctattctattctattctattctattctattctattctattctattctattctattctattctatagtAATTTGGTCTGCTGTGAGATTATAATccagtgtagctcagttggtagagcatggcacttgcaacaccagggttatgGGTcaaattcccatgggggaccattACGAGGAAAGTATGAAAATATatgcactctggataagagtgtctgctgaatgactaaaatgtaaataattgtaGTTTTGCACGGTCTGTTCTTGGCAGTAGCTGTGGTTCTACAGTCTGTTGTCTTGTGTGTTGTTAGGGGTGATGTTTAGGGATTGGAAGGGCTCTACTAGGGGCAAATGAATGTAGTCTTTATATATTGTTGTAGTTTCATTTGCTGGCAACACTGTAGAAATGTGTAATTTATGATGCAGATATGTGTTGCTGTATTCATGATTAATGCACGTGTTGATCTAACATTGAGCTGTGAACTTGATGTTGTGTCTGCAGTTTGTAAGGTCTTGGTGAGTGCATTAATGCAGTATTAGTGTTGTATTGGTGTTTTTTTCTCACATTCTGTTAGTGTAGTCTCTGTTGTCAGGGctgctgtgtgagtgtgtgttgcaggccGCAGTGTCTGATCACCGTGGCGACAGCCCTGTGAAAACAATCCCGCTTTGTGACAAAGCCACACTAATCCCACTGTGTGAAACATGTAACACGGccctcctacagtgtgtgtgtgacagaaaatgagtatgtatgtttgtgtgtgcacgTCGTTTCCTCCTACAGAATGTATCCGTATgtttatgtatttgtgtgtgtgcgtgcgtgagtgagtAAATATGTAAAATGTCCCGCCTACTGCGttatgtgtgtgttctccatggAATACTGAGCGGGGAAACCCCTGTGGTTTGATTTTGAATGATTGAGCGGGACAGTTAAATCGAAGACTGATGTTAATTATCCCATTTTGTACCATGGAAGTGGGAAACATAATGAGTTattaaagagaagagagggagagagagcgagagaaagatagagagaaagacagagaaaacaaTAAGGAgataagagagaaagaaagaggcagataggatgagagagggagaaagaatagAGGAGGATAATGTGAATTTTTGTCGTCTCCAGTTTTGTGTCAAAAAGTTCAATTTTCTTAAGAGGTTGAATTCTGATTTCATATTCATTTACAATGTGGTGGTTGTGTTTTGATTGGTTGCTTTTCCAATGATGTTTTGCCCAGAAATCTCTGTTCCACTCCTGTTCTGCCCCAATTTAAGCCATGAGAAATCTAGACATTaaagatgtcttgagatgttgcttcaatatatccacatcattttcctgcctcatgatgccatctattttgggaagtgcaccagtccctcctgcagtaaagcaccaccacaacatgatgttgccacgcatgtgcttcacggttgggatggtgttctttggcttgcaatcctccccctttttcctccaaacataacgatggtcattagggccaaacagttctatttttgtttcatgagactagaggacattactccaaaaagtacgatctttgtccccatgtgcagttgcaaaccgtagtctggctttttaatggcggttttggagcagtggcttcttccttgctgagcggtctttcaggttatgtcgacataggactcgttttactgtggctatagatacttttgtacctgtttcctccagcatcttcacaaggtcctttgctgttgttctgggattgatttgcacttttcgcaccaaagtacgttcatctcttggagacagaacgcgtctccttcctgagcggtatgacagctgcgtggtcccatggtgtttatacttgcgtactattgtttgtacagatgaacgtggtaccttcaggcatttggaaattgctcccaaggatgaaccagacttgtggaggtctacattttttttctgatttctgatttcttttgattttctcattatgtcaagcaaagcagcactgagtttgaaggtaggccttgaaatacatccacagatacacctccaattgactcaaatgatgtcaattagcctatcagaagcttctaatgccattacataattttctggaattttccaagctgtttaaaggcaaagtcaacttagtgtatgtaaacttcagacccactggaattgtgatacggtgaattataagtgaaataatctgtctgtaaacaattgttgtaaaaattacttttgtcatgcacaaagtagatgtcctaatcgatttgccaaaactatagtgtcttaacaagacatttgtggagtggttgagaaaGGAGTTtcaataactccaacctaagtgcatgtaaacttctgacttcaactgtatatatatataccaggctGTGTGTAGATGTTCTATATAAATATACCGGGCTGTGTagatattctatatatatatatatctatataccaGGCTGTGTGTAGACATTCTATATAAATATACCAGGCTGTGTAGATATTCTATATATACCAGGCTGTGTGTAGACATGCTATATAAATATACCAGGCTGTGTAGATATTCTATATATACCAGGCTGTGTGTAGACATGCTATATAAATATACCAGGCTGTGTAGATATTCTATATATACCAGGCTGTGTGTAGACATTCTATATAAATATACCAGGCTGCGTAGATATTCTATATATACCAGGCTGTGTAGATATTCTATATATACCAGGCTGTGTagatattctatatatatataccaggctGTGTAGATATTCTATATATACCAGGCTGTGTGTAGATATTCTATATAAATATACCAGGCTGTGTAGATATTCTGTTTGTACCCTGTAGTCTGTCTGATCTCCTTGCCATCTGAAGCCGAGTACAACTGCCCTAACATACCCATTCTGttatcctctctcttcccctctttttGTCATTCCCTTGACCCTCTCAACACTTGTTTCTCTCCCTGCTACCACCCCACCCTGCTATATTCtgcctgctctctcgctctcctcataCCCCCTCATTGTTTCACCTCTTTTCttttctcctctcacctcttctcccatctctctgCCTTCATCTATTCTTTTGTcttctctcatcctcttctttcacccctctccctctctccacagttCACATCCAGACGTGTCGTGCTCTTATGGTGGTGTCTGTGCTGCTGGGCTTCATAGGAATGATAGTGAGTGTGGTGGGGATGAAGTGCACTAAGGTGGGCGACAATAACCCCGCCTCCAAGGGGCTCATCGCTGTGTCTGGAGGAGCCCTCTTTCTACTCGCAGGTAAGACCACTATCAGGTGACCATCATGTGACTGTCATGTGATTAAAGAAACAAACAGAACTCTGGAGCAAGGGTGTGGGCACCTGCATGATAACACTGATTTCCACTGTGTAATACTAGTCATGTGACCACTATACTGTGTAGCTTGCTGTTTTTTTAACCACCTCAACACCCACAACTTAAAAGGCTATTAGAAAATATATCCTGGTGAAGTACCACTCCCTAAGTTAAAGGTTCAGCCACTACAGTGAGTTGTACTTAAGAGCTTGTTATCTCTATAATTTATAAGTGTTCACTATCTTACTCTCACTTTTACTGTTTGAGTGGAACCAGTTTTTCAGGGCTCATGTCTTGCATTCCTCTGATCAGAAACTCTCACCAGCGGTCTTCTGGGTAATAAGGGTCCCAGCTGTAAACAGGAAGTGGTGATTGTGGACACATTAGCTCCCTGACCTCAGAGACAACCATGAGCCTGACAGAGAGAATAACAACCTCAGAGTCATTACACAGAGTGCTTTTActgctgcactgtgtgtgtgtgtgtgtgtgtgtgtgtgtgtgtgtgtgtgtgtgtgtgtgtgtgtgtgtgtgtgtgtgtgtgtgtgtgtgtgtgtgtgtgtgtgtgtgtgtgtgtgtgtgtgtgttcttgtttaGATTCATAATGTGATGTtgcgcccccctcctctctctctttctctcttcctctttctgcaGGTCTGTGTACGCTGGTGTCCGTGTCCTGGTACGCCACTCAGGTGTCCTATCATTTCTTCAACCCAAACACGCCGGTCAATGCCAGGTAACCCTATCACACTGGTCACACACTGTATCTACCACTCAGTTTATCTCTGAGTAATAGATAACATGTCTAAGAGTACTGTAAAAAACGATATTAAAGACAGATTTGACCATTTCCACTGCAGGTATGAGTTTGGGTCAGCCCTGTTCGTGGGATGGGCGGCGGCCAGCTTGACGGTTTTGGGTGGATCCTTCCTGTGCTGCTCCTGCTCCAATGAGGAGAGGCGAGGGCAGCAGTACTACCGCCAATCACAACCATCCACAGCCAGGGAGTACGTGTAAACCCGCCCCCTCCCAGCAGCCACCCAAACAGAGAGTAGAGGCCACACTTTGCTCCTCCCCATTTCTCTTTAACTGATGTGTAAAGCTCACAAACACttgcgcacacacgcgcacatgcgtgcacacacacacacacacacacacacacacacacacacacacacacacacacacacacacacacacacacacacacacacacacaagcacagtcTCCACCTTTGGATTTGAGAAACTTTTAGGAATTCAGAGGCTTTTTTAATGACATTAAATAATGCCATTTATTCTATGGAACATATTCTTGAGCTGAAACTTTTATATTTTATTGCAATACATGTCATTGAGAGGATGGTGATTTTgctcaattatccttttaaagcGTTTTATGTTAATCAAATCTGGCATGTGGCTTAAAAGGTCATTAAACGTAACTAAACAGATACTGGAAGTCTCCTGAATTTGACCCTAAGAGAATTCAATTTTTGTACTTTATTATATATGTGAATCAAGCAAAACAGAACCAAAGTATTGTATAAAGTTTTGCCAAAGGAATTACTGTGTAGAGGAGACATAGGATTTTTTTTTATGGCAGAATGCCTG harbors:
- the cldn19 gene encoding claudin-19 isoform X1 codes for the protein MANSGFQLLGYFLALGGWIGIISTTALPQWKQSSYAGDAIITAVGLYEGLWMSCASQSTGQVQCKVFDSMLSLDVHIQTCRALMVVSVLLGFIGMIVSVVGMKCTKVGDNNPASKGLIAVSGGALFLLAGLCTLVSVSWYATQVSYHFFNPNTPVNARYEFGSALFVGWAAASLTVLGGSFLCCSCSNEERRGQQYYRQSQPSTAREPNVKHSPPEKKEEYL
- the cldn19 gene encoding claudin-19 isoform X2 — protein: MANSGFQLLGYFLALGGWIGIISTTALPQWKQSSYAGDAIITAVGLYEGLWMSCASQSTGQVQCKVFDSMLSLDVHIQTCRALMVVSVLLGFIGMIVSVVGMKCTKVGDNNPASKGLIAVSGGALFLLAGLCTLVSVSWYATQVSYHFFNPNTPVNARYEFGSALFVGWAAASLTVLGGSFLCCSCSNEERRGQQYYRQSQPSTAREAELLSETSFPD